The Pseudomonas orientalis genome contains a region encoding:
- a CDS encoding patatin-like phospholipase family protein, producing MKVFSSSARIQHSLDKEVQSAATASAKTPLLEGVGERNVTLRRDNLGRVEVILSAAPATSLVLSGGGAKGIAFSGVLQALAHTGKLQGIQLACGSSAGAISAALIASGMGAEAFDKLSDSIDLPSLLNSRDAVTAWMQDASAAFGKLIGRLPGAVGNVSQLLVTLLPRLQTEACPLEEMIRNESRRSLLAHIAQSPRETRLAEVMKIADKLSAGGAPTFGDLEVLNRHIPAIKQLSITGTGMFAGRPQLVVFNARLTPQMDIARAAHISGSLPVVFKSPVEQGHDFQVSGEITAFKDGGLLLNTPAPGVVQRSFPDSPLNKSEALIVKFEPSASETPARSGSFLSSVADRITGVAHSAAEAFQEKKLEAFADQVVTLPLKTEKGDFRGLLGGTVNFTMQDGQKQHLQAKARQAVETHLERRCTALEHHAFQSLDEAVLAMDDRLLAGVQPALQNDPAAADVLTFRNNAQQALHALDEAITEANKAQDTLTFTAGIFSGMRNLDALAQRPEQVDWLARRLNVASQRNFQQLLQVAARQIATGSPPASKVIGHAVAEMGVRDIAMKADNFTREVIYPSLFRPGQPEANVELLHRTAQDLAWAATPTEFNRVLDTLGDNYKSRNKPWDKAFSSTTVQMVNAWRIPV from the coding sequence ATGAAAGTGTTCAGTTCAAGTGCCCGGATTCAGCACTCGTTGGATAAAGAGGTTCAGTCTGCGGCCACGGCCAGCGCGAAGACGCCTCTGCTGGAAGGGGTGGGCGAACGCAACGTGACGCTTCGGCGCGATAACCTGGGGCGGGTCGAAGTGATTTTATCGGCTGCGCCTGCCACGAGCCTTGTGCTCAGTGGCGGCGGGGCCAAGGGCATCGCTTTTTCGGGGGTGTTGCAGGCCCTTGCGCACACCGGAAAGCTGCAAGGTATCCAACTGGCCTGCGGCTCATCCGCCGGCGCGATTTCGGCGGCCTTGATTGCCAGTGGCATGGGGGCGGAAGCATTCGATAAGTTGTCCGATAGCATTGATCTGCCGAGTCTGCTCAATAGCAGGGATGCCGTGACGGCGTGGATGCAGGACGCCAGTGCCGCATTCGGCAAACTCATCGGCCGGTTGCCTGGCGCCGTCGGCAATGTGTCCCAGCTGTTGGTGACATTGTTGCCGCGTCTGCAAACCGAAGCCTGTCCTCTCGAAGAGATGATTCGTAATGAGTCGCGCCGGTCGCTGCTTGCGCATATCGCGCAAAGCCCTCGGGAAACCCGGCTCGCTGAAGTGATGAAGATTGCCGACAAATTGAGTGCCGGCGGCGCACCGACCTTCGGTGACCTTGAGGTATTGAACCGGCATATCCCCGCGATCAAGCAACTGAGCATCACCGGCACCGGTATGTTTGCTGGCCGCCCGCAGTTGGTGGTGTTCAATGCCCGTTTGACCCCGCAGATGGACATCGCCCGAGCGGCGCATATTTCCGGCTCCTTGCCGGTGGTGTTCAAAAGTCCCGTAGAACAAGGTCATGACTTCCAGGTGTCGGGTGAAATCACCGCGTTCAAGGACGGCGGCTTATTGCTCAATACCCCGGCGCCGGGTGTGGTGCAGAGGTCATTTCCTGACAGCCCCTTGAACAAATCTGAAGCGTTGATCGTCAAGTTTGAGCCCAGCGCGAGTGAGACACCGGCGCGAAGTGGCAGCTTTCTCAGCAGCGTGGCTGATCGCATCACAGGTGTTGCGCATTCGGCCGCTGAAGCTTTCCAGGAAAAAAAGCTCGAAGCGTTTGCCGATCAAGTCGTCACGTTGCCGCTGAAGACCGAAAAAGGTGATTTTCGAGGCCTGCTCGGCGGCACCGTCAACTTCACGATGCAGGACGGGCAAAAGCAACATTTGCAGGCCAAGGCACGTCAGGCGGTAGAGACGCATCTGGAACGTCGCTGCACGGCGCTTGAGCACCATGCCTTCCAGTCACTGGATGAGGCCGTGCTGGCCATGGATGATCGATTGCTTGCCGGCGTACAACCGGCGCTGCAAAACGATCCGGCCGCTGCGGATGTGCTGACGTTTAGAAACAACGCGCAGCAGGCGTTGCACGCCTTGGATGAGGCAATCACCGAAGCGAATAAGGCACAGGACACGCTGACATTCACGGCCGGTATTTTTTCGGGCATGCGTAACCTGGACGCGTTGGCCCAACGGCCTGAACAGGTCGACTGGTTGGCGCGGCGCCTTAACGTGGCAAGCCAGCGCAACTTTCAGCAATTGCTGCAAGTGGCGGCCAGGCAGATCGCCACCGGTTCACCGCCGGCGTCCAAGGTCATCGGCCACGCGGTCGCCGAGATGGGCGTGCGCGATATCGCGATGAAAGCAGATAACTTCACCCGGGAGGTGATCTACCCTTCGTTGTTCAGGCCAGGCCAACCCGAGGCCAATGTCGAACTGCTCCATCGTACGGCGCAAGACTTGGCGTGGGCAGCCACGCCCACCGAGTTCAACCGTGTGCTCGACACCCTCGGCGACAATTACAAATCACGTAATAAACCGTGGGATAAAGCGTTCAGTTCGACCACGGTGCAGATGGTCAACGCCTGGAGGATTCCGGTTTAG